One genomic region from Esox lucius isolate fEsoLuc1 chromosome 24, fEsoLuc1.pri, whole genome shotgun sequence encodes:
- the LOC105020661 gene encoding homeobox protein HMX1 — translation MLDKVPETQRNDPASRSSSFSIENLLRSTTRTTDRRSKTEDEGGCKETGLSYNQVAVIESRCSQVERQVSYFRLNAQRLAEAGCISDWCGTSPNKAWGDLHSPQCHSRNSDDTGYSLPTSDRDSPALPERVEDNEPDERAEGSLTDDKDDETGSLCFARDDGETPDSKGARKKKTRTVFSRSQVFQLESTFDIKRYLSSTERAGLAASLQLTETQVKIWFQNRRNKWKRQLAADMEATSISYSTQRIVRVPILYHESAAPGTLSGNLAQVSPPLVGFTSTVNHPLSQFTHPIAFIRSQMTGIV, via the exons ATGCTTGATAAGGTACCCGAAACCCAACGTAATGATCCAGCGTCAAGAAGCTCATCATTTTCCATTGAGAATTTACTTCGTTCTACAACCAGGACTACAGACAGGCGGTCTAAGACTGAAGATGAGGGGGGCTGTAAGGAAACGGGTCTGTCATACAACCAAGTCGCTGTCATTGAGAGTCGCTGCAGCCAAGTGGAGCGTCAAGTGTCGTACTTTAGATTAAACGCCCAACGCCTCGCTGAAGCCGGTTGCATTTCGGACTGGTGTGGGACATCGCCCAACAAAGCTTGGGGCGATTTACACA GTCCGCAGTGCCACTCCAGAAACTCTGATGACACCGGATACTCCCTACCAACCAGCGACCGGGATTCTCCCGCTCTACCGGAGCGGGTGGAAGACAACGAACCCGACGAGAGGGCAGAGGGCAGTCTGACAGATGACAAAGATGACGAAACAGGGTCTCTTTGTTTCGCGCGAGACGACGGTGAGACACCTGATTCGAAAGGCGCTCGCAAGAAGAAGACTCGTACGGTGTTCAGTCGGAGTCAAGTTTTTCAACTGGAGTCCACCTTCGACATAAAACGTTATCTGAGCAGCACTGAGCGGGCGGGACTGGCCGCTTCTTTACAACTAACCGAAACGCAGGTAAAAATTTGGTTCCAGAACCGAAGGAACAAGTGGAAGAGGCAGCTAGCTGCCGATATGGAAGCCACTAGCATCTCCTATTCCACCCAAAGGATTGTCAGGGTTCCGATTCTTTACCACGAGAGTGCAGCACCTGGGACACTGAGCGGCAACCTGGCACAGGTGTCCCCGCCTTTAGTGGGCTTCACGAGTACTGTTAATCATCCCCTCTCCCAGTTCACTCACCCCATAGCTTTCATAAGATCACAAATGACAGGAATTGTGTGA